In one window of Sulfurovum xiamenensis DNA:
- a CDS encoding ELWxxDGT repeat protein, with product MLYFRAYDPTNGQELWKSDGTEAGTVMVTDIIPGTAGCNPRQLAAVNGILYFRAYDPTNGQELWKSDGTEAGTVMVKDIIPGTAGSNPRQXVGLNYGKVTERKRVRYWLKILILGQLVLILNS from the coding sequence ATACTCTATTTCCGTGCGTATGACCCTACAAACGGGCAAGAACTCTGGAAAAGTGACGGAACGGAAGCCGGTACAGTAATGGTCACAGACATTATTCCAGGCACAGCTGGTTGTAATCCTCGACAGCTAGCTGCTGTAAATGGCATACTCTATTTCCGTGCGTATGACCCTACAAACGGGCAAGAACTCTGGAAAAGTGACGGAACGGAAGCCGGTACAGTAATGGTCAAAGACATTATTCCAGGCACAGCTGGTTCTAATCCTCGACAGCNAGTGGGGTTGAACTATGGAAAAGTGACGGAACGGAAGCGGGTACGGTATTGGTTAAAGATATTAATCCTGGGACAGCTGGTTCTTATCCTCAACAGCTAG